Part of the Dysgonomonadaceae bacterium PH5-43 genome is shown below.
GCCGAACTCGTCCAAAAAGAATTAAAGAGCTGTGTTAAGTGGCAAGATAGAGGGGTTAAACAGGCTGCATATTTAGTTTTATGGCAAGCAACAATGCCTCGAGTATTGGTAGAGTTAGATTTTATTTCAAATTTGGAAGCTGAAAATATTTTAATATCGACAAAAGGACAAAAACGATATGCAAAAGCAATAGCAGATGCATTTACGGAGTATAAAAAAGATTTCGACAGGAAAAATACGACTATCAAACAGATAGCAACCTCTGATGTTGTAGATAATACTGTGGAAGAAATAAATAAAGAAACAAATCAACTTAAAATATATAAGGTGCAAATATTATCATCGTCAACGGAATTGCCTTCAAATGCAAAACAACTGAAGGGTTATAAAGCCGAATGCTATAAAGAAAATGGTATGTATAAGTATACTTGCGGAGAGTCTACTGATTTTAATGAAATATCGAACCTAAAAAAAACTTTAAGTAAAGATTTCAAAGATGCTTTTATAGTATGTTTCCAAAATGGAGAAAGAATAACATTCAAATTAAATTAATAATAATATAATGAAGAAAATTTTCACAAAAGAAGTCGTAATTGGATTAGTAACAATAGTTAGTCTATTTATTTTATATTCAGGTATAAATTACTTGAAAGGAATAAATATCTTAAAACCATCGAATCATTATTATGTAAAGATGTCGAATGTTGCCGAACTTCAAGTTTCAAGTCCGATTTATGTTGACGGTTTTAAAGTAGGACTCGTAAATGCCATAGATTATAACTATAATAGTGTGTCGCCAGAAAATATAGTGGTGCAGATAAGTTTGGATAAACAAATGAAAATTCAAGATGGAAGTTACGTTGAGTTGAAGGCAGGGTTAACCTCTGGAGCTTATTTAGACTTGGTGCTTAATAAATATGTGAGTGCATATCATCAAATAGGAGACACAATTATAGGTCGCGCGGAAATTGGTATGATGGATAAACTGTCTAAACAGATTTTGCCACAAGTTGAAAATATTTTACCTCGTTTAGATTCTATATTATTAGGTATTCAGACTCTTGTAAACCACCCGGCTCTTTCGCAGTCGCTGGATAATATAGAGGCAACAACATTAAATCTTCAAAAATCAACAACTCAACTTAATACATTGCTTTCTGGCGATGTACCAGTTATAGTGTCTAACTTAAATAAGATATCGTCAGATTTTACCGTGGTAAGTAATAATATGGCTAAGTTGGATTTCGAGAAAACACTAACAACAGTAAATCGAACAATAGAAAATATTGATCAAATGACGATGAAGATTAATAGTCCTAATGGCTCTTTGGGTTTGTTGTTGAACGACCGTTCTCTGTACGACAATTTAGATTCAACAGCTAAAAATGCAGCACTTTTATTTGAAGATATAAGAGTAACCCCTAAAAAGTATGTGCATTTCTCTTTGTTTTGATATTAGATTAATTTAGAAATCATCTAAACAATGCAAAAGTCTAAGTCTTATGCGAAACATTTCCTAAACTGTTGTTAATGCTAATTATTCGTGATTTGTTTTGTAATGTAATCGTTTCGGTATGTGTGGCGATTTGCTTATTAAGATGTTGATTATTAATGCTTTATTGTTTGGGGTTTTGTGTTTGTGGCTAAGTTGTTGTAAAAGAGAGCAATAGTGAATTTTGCAGAAAAGCAACAAAAAGAGCATTTTGTTTTATTGTTTTTTTTTTCAAATTTTGCACTACGAAATAGCCCACTATTTCAGGTTTATTACAAACGATTTTATTAAAGATTAAATAAAGAATAACTAACAAATGGAGACTAATTGTGTAGAATTATGGAGTAAGTGTTTAGACATTGTTAAGGATAATGTTAGCCCTAACGTGTATGAAACATGGTTTACTCCTATAGTTCCTCTGAAATATGAAGGAAGTGAGTTTACTATACAAGTCCCCAGTCAGTTTTTTTATGAATACATAGAAGAAAAATATGCCGACATTATAATCTTTGCATTAAAAAGAGTCAGTAAAGAAAATATTGTTCTGAATTACAGAATTATAATAGATAATTCAAATAAAAATAATGGCGGGCATACAACTCTTCCGAGCGAGCATCTAAATACAGCAAAAGACGTTCAAAAGGAGGTTAAAGACTTAAATAAAACGCCGAATGCTCTTTATGAGCCTTCTGTATTGGATTGGAATCCAAATCTGAACAGTCGCTTAAATTTTAATAACTTCTTTGAAGGTAAAAGCAATCAAGTTGCTAAATCAATAGCCGAAAAGATAGCATCTAATCCTGGTGAAAATTTTAATCCTTGCTTGATACATGGTCGTTCTGGTGTGGGAAAAACACACTTATGTCATGCGATAGGAAATAGAATTTTAGAATTAGATCCATTGAAGAGGGTGCTTTATATATCAGCACATTTATTTGAAGTTCAGTTTACTGATGCACGAAAAAAGAATACTCATAACGACTTTGTGCATTTCTACCAAAACGTAGATGTGCTAATTCTTGATGATATACACGAGTTGTGTGGTAAGGAGAAAACTCAACAAGCGTACTTCCATATCTTTAATCACCTGAAATTAATAGGCAAACAATTAATTCTTACTGCCGACAAACCACCTGTGGAAATACAAGGATTGGAAGAAAGACTTATTAGCCGTCTTAAAGGAGGGTTGATGATGGAGTTGCAAAAGCCAGATATTGAACTTAGGAAGAAAATACTTCAGAATAAAGTTAAACAAGACGGTTTGAATGTAGATGATACTATAATAGATTATATAGCTGAGAATGTTACCGACCATGTAAGAGATCTTGAAGGTATTATTACTTCTCTTTTTGCACACTCGTTAGTCTTGGGTTGTGATGTTGATTTAGAACTTACCAAACGAGTGGTAAGTAAGACTGTAAAAATAGAGAAACAACAAATTACTTTAGAAAAAATACAGGAAGTAGTCAGCTCCTATTTTAAGATAGAACTTAAAGATATTCACTCTAAATCGAGAAAAAGAGAAATTGTACAAGCCAGACAGGTTACAATGTTCTTGTCTAAGAAATACACAGATCATTCTTACGCCCATATAGGTGTTATGGTTGGAAAAAGAGATCACGCAACAGTACTTCACGCCTGTAGAACAGTTCAAGATGCCTTAGATGTTGATAAAGGATTTAGATTAAAGATAACAGATATTGAACAGATATTGAAAAATTAAAAATAGAAAACACTTAAAACTATTTAAGTATAAATTCAAAAAACTCTTAGTGCGTAAGCCTAAGAGTTTTTTTATTACCTTTGTATCCTCAAAATAAAAGAAATATGAATATTCAGCAACTAATACAAGAACATTTAGAGCATTTATATAATGTAAAAATAGAAGAATCGTTAATACAACTTCAGAAAACAAAGAAAGAGTTTAAAGGGCATCTTACTTTGGTTGTATTCCCATTATTGAAAACATCTAAAAAAGGACCAGAGCAAACAGCTACAGAAATAGGAGAGTTTCTGGTAAAGAACGAACCTACAATAGCAACCTTTAATGTTATTAAAGGTTTCCTGAATCTAACTATTGCTCCAATTTATTGGATTAATATTCTTAATAATATAAATGAAACCGAAAAATACGGCACTAAAAAAGCAGACGATAATGCTCCTTTAGTAATGATAGAATATTCGTCGCCAAACACAAATAAACCTCTTCACTTAGGGCATATAAGAAATAACCTTTTAGGATATAGTATCTCCGAAATACTAAAAGCAAACGGCAATAAGGTAGTCAAGACAAATATTGTGAATGACAGAGGTATACATATTTGTAAATCAATGTTGGCTTGGCAAAGATGGGGGGAAGGAGCTACTCCTGAAACGACAGGCAAAAAAGGCGACCATCTTATAGGAGATTACTATGTTAAGTTCGATCAAGAGTATAAAAAAGAACTTGCAGAGTTGGAATCTACAGGTGTGACTAAAAAAGAGGCAGAAGAAAAATCAGCTTTAATGGCAGATGCTCGCGAAATGCTTCGTAAATGGGAAGCTGGAGATGTAGAAACTGTTGCTCTTTGGGAGAAGATGAACTCTTGGGTTTATAAAGGATTCGACGAAACATATAAAAACTTAGGTGTTGATTTCGATAAGATATATTATGAATCTCAAACTTATCTTGAAGGAAAAGATAAAGTTCTTGAGGGATTAGGCAAAGGGATATTCTATAAAAAAGAAGATGGTTCGGTATGGGCAGATTTAACATCTGATGGATTAGATGAAAAACTTTTACTTCGTGCTGATGGTACATCTGTTTATATGACTCAAGATATAGGTACGGCTAAACTTCGTTTTGATGATTATCCAATCAATAAAATGGTGTATGTAGTTGGTAACGAACAAAACTATCACTTCCAAGTGTTGTCGTTGTTATTAGATAAGTTAGGCTTTGAGTTTGGTAAAGGCCTGGTTCACTTCTCTTACGGTATGGTAGAACTTCCTGAAGGAAAAATGAAGTCGCGTGAAGGAACAGTGGTTGATGCAGACGACCTTATGGAAGAAATGATTACTACAGCGAAAGAAACTTCTGATGAATTAGGTAAATTAGATGGATACTCTAAAGAAGAAGCTTATGAAGTATCTCGTATAGTTGGTCTTGGTGCATTAAAATATTTTATTCTTAAGGTAGATCCTCGTAAGAATATGGTATTTAACCCTAAAGAATCTATCGATTTTAATGGTAACACGGGTCCTTTCATTCAATACACTTACGCTCGTATTCAATCAGTATTAAGAAAAGCAGACAGTTTGATGTCGGCTTTGCCAGATACTGTAAATGCTGATACTCCAATAAGCGAGAAAGAAGAAAATCTTATACATATTCTATCCGAGTTTCCTTCTGTAGTGCAAGAAGCAGCCGATAACTTTAGTCCTGCTGTTATTGCAAACTATGTGTACGACTTAGTAAAAGAATACAATCAGTTTTATCACGATTTTTCTATTCTTAAAGAGGAAAACCCCGAGTTACAGAAATTCCGCTTAACGCTTTCTGAAAATGTAGGTAAAGTAATAGAAACTGGTTTCGGACTATTAGGAATACAAGTTCCTGAAAGAATGTAATATTATGAATAGCGTTTGCTCGAATGAAGAATTAAAATACCAGTTGGATTTATTGGTTGAAAAATTCAATACTCCTGATTTTGTAGCACACGACCCCGTACAGTTCCCTCGTAGATATTCACTAAAACAAGATATAGAAATATCCGCTATCCTCACTGCTACTATAGCGTGGGGAAAGCGGACTATGATTCTTCGTTCGGCAGAGAAGATGCACGATATAATGGGAAGTTCTCCTTACGATTATATTATGCAAGAAGGTTATAAAGCCTTGGGAAAGTCTAATGTGCATCGAACTTTCTTTGAAGATGATATGGCGTATCTTGCTCGTGGATTAAATAATCTGTATAATACATACGATAGTATAGAAGATTTATTCTCGGCATTGCCAAACGAATGCGATAGAATGTGGCAGGGTATTTCTTCTTTAAGAAATATAATAATCTCGGCGAACGAAAATTATCCACAAAAAAGCATAAGACACATATCTAATCCTGATGCAAATTCGGCTTGTAAGCGTATGCACTTAGCACTTAAATGGCTGGTAAGAAAAGACGGCATAGTAGATATAGGTGTTTGGAAAAATATATCACCCTCCGAATTGTATATTCCTTTAGATGTTCACGTTGGTAATACAGCTCGACAACTGAATATGCTAAAACGTAAACAGAATAACCGAAAATCGGTAGAGGAAATTACAGAGCAATTAAGAATGTTTAATCCTAACGACCCTGTAATTTATGACTTTGCCTTATTCGGATTAGGAGAAAGTAAGTCTTAGTTTCTTCCTTCTTTTCATTAAATAGCAGTAGTGTTCTAATTATCTAAGAAGATGGTAAAAAGTTTAATCATTTTTACAGTAATGAAGTGCTGTTGTTTTGTTGTTTTTTCTCCTAAAAATGCAAAGCTTCACTTAGGGTCGCCTCTCTAGTAAGAGACCCCTTGCCTCTCTTAGTAGATAGGCGAGGTCTCTCTACTAAGAACGACAAGGGGTATCTAGTAATATAGGCAGGGCGGTTTTGCTAACTTCCTTTTCTCTTTTTTTTTTTACTAAGGTTTAGAATCTCAAATTAAACATATCACAAGGTGCTGTCCGAGCCAGTATTCTTCCATTTATCTATCAAGCAAAATATCCCGACAAAAATACTATTTCGTCGGGATAAATGATTAGATTTTCTTACCTATATAAAATACATAGCCGTAAAACTCTTTATACTTATTGTACAAAACCTCTTCGCGGCGTTGATTGTATATCAGGCTCTCGACCGTTTTATTATTAGGATATTTCTTTAGAAAATCTTCCTGAGCTTTGTGGCAAGGAGCAAAAAAATGTTCCGTCCAACAATTCTCTGGTATAACAAACGTGGCGACAGGAATGTAGCCTGCTTTCTGCATCTGTGCAACCTTGTTGGGAATTGTGTCTATCTCTGGATAGTTTGCCTCCCAAAACTCATTAATCTCGTCGGGACGCTCATCAGTAAACCAAGTAGCTTCCGATGCTGCAATGTAAGCCCCTGTTTTAAGGTATTGTCGCCATTCGTTCAAGCCACGTTCAAAGCCGATATTGTAAATAGCACCTTCCGACCAAAGTAGGTCGAGCGATTCTTTTTCAAAAGGAAGAGGATCAGTCATTGAGCCAACAATACCTTTCATTCTGTTTTGTAACCCCATTAATTCTGCATTCTGATTAAATATTTTTATAAAATCGGGAAACAAATCAAGAGCCGTAACCTTGCCAGGTACATATTGTGCAAGCGTAATAGTTTGTCCGCCTGTGCCACAGCCGATGTCGGCAATTCGAGAATGTTCGGTCAGGTTGTCAATAAAATCCAACGCTGTACGTGTTGTTTCAGGACTTCCTGGTCCTTGACGTTTTACTTGTGCGAAATATTCGCAAATTAAATTAAAGTCGAAATCGTATATTGTTTTATTTTCGTTACTCATTATTATTTAATGTTTTTGTAATGATAATTTGATAGGAATAATATATGCCTACCGTCATTGTTATATATATGTGTGAAAACACCTCAGACAAGAATATGTCTGAGTGTAAAACTAAGGGACAATCTTTGCGGAAAGCGCGGATTGTTTACTAAACCAAATCCTTCTTTGTATTTGTCATAGACTGCAAAGGTACAATAATTTTCTATATCTGCATTAAATACACTATTTTTGTAGTTCAATTTTATAAAAACAAATTATGGCAAGACCAACTAATAAAGAAGATTTGATAGTTGCAGCAAACAGTCAATTCGACAAGTTGTGGAAGTTAATAGATTCTATGTCGGTAGAAAAACAGCAGTCGGTATTTGCTTTCGAAGACAGAGATAAAAACTTACGAGATGTATTGATACATCTATATGAGTGGCATCAGTTGTTGTTGAATTGGCTTCGTTCTAATCACGCAGGAAAAGCTGTGAACTTTCTTCCAGAGCCTTATAATTGGAAAACTTATCCTCAAATGAATGTGGAGTTTTGGGAAAAGCACCAATCAACTTCTATGGAAAAAGCGATTGTTCTTTTGAAAGAAAGTCATTCAGATGTAATGAAACTTATTGAGCCGTTTACCGATGATGAATTGTTCGTTAAGAAATACTTTCCGTGGACGGGTACGACTAACTTAGGAAGTTATTGTATCTCAGCAACATCGAGTCATTACGACTGGGCAATGAAGAAACTGAAAAAGCATATAAAAAGCTAAAAGTTAAGGATTGTGATTAATTCCAGCTTTACGAGCTTGTGAATGTTGTAGTTGGCGTTTGATATTGTATAGCTTTTCATCTTTGATAAACCGAGCTCCAGTCTGTTTGAACCAGAATGCAACCTTCTGTTCTACGCATAAGTTATATAATTCCATCACCCAGTCGAAGTTGCAGGGGCGAGCATCGTAACCAGATTCTCCGCCAACAACTACTTGTTCTACCCACGAGCCGATATTGTATGGTGTAAGGTCTATGCGTTCTAAGAGGGGTTCGCATATAATTATTTTATGCTTTATAGGAGCCTCTTTGTATATTGGTATGCGATAATTCGCACGATCTTGGTTTTCAACAGTGCAGCAGATAGTTACGTTTTCGTAGCCATCTCCCCAGTCGTCGGGTAATGATTGCATAAAGCGGTCTATGCGTTTAGTAATCATCATAAAACGTAAGTCGCAACGAAGGCGTATCATCTTCCAGGCTTCCACTCTCCACTCGTCGGTTTCTTCCAGAAAGAAATCGGAAGTGAAGCAGGTATAGACTAAAGAGCCAGAAGGGATTTTATATTCTCCATTGCGTTTCTTCTGTATAGGAAGGTCGAAGTTTTTGGTTTTAGAAACAATGCTACTGTCAATTCCTCGCTTTGCATCGCCACGATATACGTAGCAATGTTTACAACCTGCACTTAGCTTATGACAGCCGTGCCACAAGTTCCACATCTTAGACTTTGACTCAATCGCATTTTTAACCATTAGACAAAGATACAACACCTATTCGAGATGTGAATATCCCCAATAGGTGTTTTTTTATTATTAGCGATGGCTATTATTAGTAACTTTGTTATATTTGTATGCAAATATAGAGCGATTGTTTTACCTTATCGGCGATTGGGCGCTGGAAAGTATGGACGCAATAATGCAGAGCAGAGAGAATTACAAAAAATAACTATACAATATCAATCACAATACCGAATGACCATTCAGCAAGTTACGCAAAACAAAAAACAGTATCTGGATTTATTACTCTTGGGAGACGAACAAGAAAGTATGATAGACCGCTATCTGGATTCGGGAGATATGTTTGCCCTATATGATGAAGAGTTGAAAGCCGTTTGTGTTGTCGCACATATAGATAAAGGCGTTTGCGAGCTGAAAAACATAGCTGTTTATCAACATTCTCATAGGCAGGGATATGGCAAAGCGCTCATTTCGTATATCTCGACGTTCTATAAGGATAAATATAATACAATGCTTGTCGGAACGGGAGAAACTCCCTCAGTTCTCGCGTTCTACAAGCGGTGTGGGTTTGCGTTATCTCATCGCGTTAAGAATTTCTTTACGGATAATTACGATCATCTGATATTTGAAGAAGGAGTTCAGCTCGTTGATATGATTTACTTGACGAAGGAGTTGAGATAAAATAATCTTAAGAAAGATTATCTTGTCTTTCGCCGATTTAGATTTTACTTAGTATTAAAATCCGCCAGTAAGAAACCTATAACTCTCTTCGATTGCCTCAGGAGTATCGGCTTCTAAAGCATACAAAACTTCGCGACAGAACTCAATCGGAGATGTTCCGGGAGCGGTAACAATTTTACCATCTCTTGCCGCTTTCCCGTCTACGTATTTAATCTCTCCAGAGTACTTCTCTCCAGCAAATTGCTTCAAATAATCTAATCCGTTGCTCGTGTGCTTAATGTTATTTAGGTGTCCGTACATACCCAAAAACACCGAACCGTTGCATATTCCGGCAACCACCTTGTTGTCTTTAATGGCTTTCTCTACAATCGGAACAATGTGAGCAGCTTCGGGCGAGAACCAACGCATACCGCCAATCAATATCAGTCCGGCGTAATCGGTCGGCATATCATTTATGTCGTAGTCTGGCAAAAGTTTGAATCCTCCTAACGACATAATCGGCTCTTTGCTTACCGACATAGTTTTTACTGTGTAGTTGACGGGATTTCCGGGCTTAACTCCCTGATTCAGACAGGTGGCAATGTAAGTGCTTTCCCAGTCGGCAAACTCGTCTAAGAGTACGAAAATAACTTCTTTCTTGTTCATATTTTTATTTGTATAATGTATTTTTATAAATTATTCAATTGTTTCGACCAATTCGAAATTGTGTTTTTCTAATTCATTGCCGTTAATTACAACTGCAATCTGGTGTGTGCCGAGATGTAATTTTCGCGTTGTTACGGTTTTGAAAGAGTGTTTCCGGGTAATGTGTGTGGTAGAATTGCCAGTGTAATCTTTTTCACTAATCTTAAAAACCTTTTTCGATAAAGAACCATTAGCCTTTTGGTAATAAATAGCGTACTCAAGTCTTATTTTGATGTTCTCTTTATTCTTGTTTATTAACTTGAAACTAAACTCTAATGAATTTTCAATTTTAACATAAGGTGAGGATAACCGACAATCTACAATACTTATATTGTTTGTAGTTCCTAAGCCAAATAGTTTCATTATTTCTGGATTGCCTTGTTTTAAGAGTGTTCTACATCCGTGTTTAATAATCCAGTCTACGTTTTCTGATTCGCCTTTCCACTTTTTTGTTAGATTAATCACTACCTCTGGATTGTCTTTCGAAATGTCATTTAAGTTATTAGCTACGCTTAGGCGTACAGATCTTGCTGGGTCATTCTTTAGGTTTTCTAAAATAGGAATGATAGGTGTGGGATTTTTCTTCAAAGATGGTAAAGCCACTGCCCAAGGTAGGCGAGGACGACAACCTTCTGATGCTAAACGTCTAACTCCCCAGTGTTTATGTCTCGACCAGTTTAGCATCTGCTCCATCATTTTGTCGGGATATTTAACAATAAATGAATGTGTGACGAACTCACAACTTGTAAATTGAGTTATTCTTTCTATAGCCTTAACAGAGGTTTCGTAGTCGTCAAGACCATATTGTTCTACATAATTATCCAGAATAGAACCATATTCCAATGTTAATCCAAACTTAGAATCGTCGATTATTGAATAATCGGAGTGTGTTTTTTCTACATAATCTAAAAGGTCGAGTATTTTAGCAATCGCATCTTTATAGTTTGTGGGTAAGAAATTTTTAAGAACAGTGGCTATATGTGCAATCCGTTGTTTGTATTCTTTATCGTCCCACTCTTCGGTAAAAATCATAGACGCAAATTTATGTTCGTCAAAGTTGTTTAGAACACATTTTAAGTCTTTAGAAAATCTTTCGCAAAACTGTTTGTTGTAGAAAAGCTTAAAGGCTTCTGCCATATTTTTAATTTTAGAAATAAAATCGTCAATTCTCTCTTATTTGCTCGATAAACATTTCGGTGTGTATCTTAGAACCTAAGTAATTGAGGTGATTGTTGTCGTAAAACAAGTCGGGGCTGTTTAGGAACAATGTGTTTTGACTGTTGTTGATTAGTCGGAGGTTGTATTCGGTACAAACTTCCTTTATTATTTTTAGGGATATTAAATCGTCTTCGTTGTCGTACAGTCGACTGTAGATAGGAGTTAATACTATTATTAAGTCCACTTCGGCATTTTTGCACATATCGGCGATAGCTAATAGGTTGTTAAATGTGGTGCGATTGGCTTTGTAGCGACGTAGGTTTTCTCTGTAATCGTCTAACTGAGGAGCTATTGAGGGTATGCTGTGAGGAACGTATCCTTTGTCGCCCATATTGTCGACCGAGCTTAACTTCGATAGGAGTATTCGCCACGATATTGTGTTGTAGCGGTAAAGGTTAGATGCTAAGAACGTTGTTTTATATCCGTTGTTTTCTTCTACTATTTCGTCTATCGACTTGTTTCCTTTGTTATAATATATGTTTAGGAGGTTTATTCGTCCATTATGGTTATAGTATAGTTCGTCGGGACGGATAGAAAGTACTAAATGTTTCGGTTTGTGTCTTGATAAAACGTTTTCGGTTATGCATCTAAAGAAAGGCATAAACTGTGCGTTGCAGCCTCCATTAAAGCAAGTTATGTTGAGGCTGTCTTCGATTATCTGCGGAATGAAGGCGTTGATGGCTGTAGACGAACCTACGATTATCATATCTTCGTTTGCCGATT
Proteins encoded:
- a CDS encoding N-acetylmuramoyl-L-alanine amidase (product_source=KO:K01448; cath_funfam=3.40.630.40; cog=COG0860; ko=KO:K01448; pfam=PF01520; smart=SM00646; superfamily=53187) — translated: MGRLFCTISLFFIGLLLFSAVSVEAKNNSFVLVIDPGHGGKDAGAVGRKGKEKTVNLEVAKYLGEYIKKEHPDVKIIYTRNTDKFIGLKERADIANKNQANLFISIHANAAESRKARGPEVFTFGMSKNKQNLEIAKRENAVISYEENFEEKYQEYNQESAEALMMFEFMQNLYAEQSINFAELVQKELKSCVKWQDRGVKQAAYLVLWQATMPRVLVELDFISNLEAENILISTKGQKRYAKAIADAFTEYKKDFDRKNTTIKQIATSDVVDNTVEEINKETNQLKIYKVQILSSSTELPSNAKQLKGYKAECYKENGMYKYTCGESTDFNEISNLKKTLSKDFKDAFIVCFQNGERITFKLN
- a CDS encoding phospholipid/cholesterol/gamma-HCH transport system substrate-binding protein (product_source=KO:K02067; cog=COG1463; ko=KO:K02067; pfam=PF02470; superfamily=49785; transmembrane_helix_parts=Inside_1_8,TMhelix_9_26,Outside_27_296), yielding MKKIFTKEVVIGLVTIVSLFILYSGINYLKGINILKPSNHYYVKMSNVAELQVSSPIYVDGFKVGLVNAIDYNYNSVSPENIVVQISLDKQMKIQDGSYVELKAGLTSGAYLDLVLNKYVSAYHQIGDTIIGRAEIGMMDKLSKQILPQVENILPRLDSILLGIQTLVNHPALSQSLDNIEATTLNLQKSTTQLNTLLSGDVPVIVSNLNKISSDFTVVSNNMAKLDFEKTLTTVNRTIENIDQMTMKINSPNGSLGLLLNDRSLYDNLDSTAKNAALLFEDIRVTPKKYVHFSLF
- a CDS encoding chromosomal replication initiator protein (product_source=KO:K02313; cath_funfam=1.10.1750.10,1.10.8.60,3.40.50.300; cog=COG0593; ko=KO:K02313; pfam=PF00308,PF08299,PF11638; smart=SM00382,SM00760; superfamily=48295,52540; tigrfam=TIGR00362) yields the protein METNCVELWSKCLDIVKDNVSPNVYETWFTPIVPLKYEGSEFTIQVPSQFFYEYIEEKYADIIIFALKRVSKENIVLNYRIIIDNSNKNNGGHTTLPSEHLNTAKDVQKEVKDLNKTPNALYEPSVLDWNPNLNSRLNFNNFFEGKSNQVAKSIAEKIASNPGENFNPCLIHGRSGVGKTHLCHAIGNRILELDPLKRVLYISAHLFEVQFTDARKKNTHNDFVHFYQNVDVLILDDIHELCGKEKTQQAYFHIFNHLKLIGKQLILTADKPPVEIQGLEERLISRLKGGLMMELQKPDIELRKKILQNKVKQDGLNVDDTIIDYIAENVTDHVRDLEGIITSLFAHSLVLGCDVDLELTKRVVSKTVKIEKQQITLEKIQEVVSSYFKIELKDIHSKSRKREIVQARQVTMFLSKKYTDHSYAHIGVMVGKRDHATVLHACRTVQDALDVDKGFRLKITDIEQILKN
- a CDS encoding arginyl-tRNA synthetase (product_source=KO:K01887; cath_funfam=1.10.730.10,3.30.1360.70,3.40.50.620; cog=COG0018; ko=KO:K01887; pfam=PF00750,PF03485,PF05746; smart=SM00836,SM01016; superfamily=47323,52374,55190; tigrfam=TIGR00456) — encoded protein: MNIQQLIQEHLEHLYNVKIEESLIQLQKTKKEFKGHLTLVVFPLLKTSKKGPEQTATEIGEFLVKNEPTIATFNVIKGFLNLTIAPIYWINILNNINETEKYGTKKADDNAPLVMIEYSSPNTNKPLHLGHIRNNLLGYSISEILKANGNKVVKTNIVNDRGIHICKSMLAWQRWGEGATPETTGKKGDHLIGDYYVKFDQEYKKELAELESTGVTKKEAEEKSALMADAREMLRKWEAGDVETVALWEKMNSWVYKGFDETYKNLGVDFDKIYYESQTYLEGKDKVLEGLGKGIFYKKEDGSVWADLTSDGLDEKLLLRADGTSVYMTQDIGTAKLRFDDYPINKMVYVVGNEQNYHFQVLSLLLDKLGFEFGKGLVHFSYGMVELPEGKMKSREGTVVDADDLMEEMITTAKETSDELGKLDGYSKEEAYEVSRIVGLGALKYFILKVDPRKNMVFNPKESIDFNGNTGPFIQYTYARIQSVLRKADSLMSALPDTVNADTPISEKEENLIHILSEFPSVVQEAADNFSPAVIANYVYDLVKEYNQFYHDFSILKEENPELQKFRLTLSENVGKVIETGFGLLGIQVPERM
- a CDS encoding uncharacterized protein (TIGR02757 family) (product_source=TIGR02757; cath_funfam=3.10.50.40; pfam=PF09674; tigrfam=TIGR02757); this translates as MNSVCSNEELKYQLDLLVEKFNTPDFVAHDPVQFPRRYSLKQDIEISAILTATIAWGKRTMILRSAEKMHDIMGSSPYDYIMQEGYKALGKSNVHRTFFEDDMAYLARGLNNLYNTYDSIEDLFSALPNECDRMWQGISSLRNIIISANENYPQKSIRHISNPDANSACKRMHLALKWLVRKDGIVDIGVWKNISPSELYIPLDVHVGNTARQLNMLKRKQNNRKSVEEITEQLRMFNPNDPVIYDFALFGLGESKS
- a CDS encoding SAM-dependent methyltransferase (product_source=COG0500; cath_funfam=3.40.50.150; cog=COG0500; pfam=PF13649; superfamily=53335); its protein translation is MSNENKTIYDFDFNLICEYFAQVKRQGPGSPETTRTALDFIDNLTEHSRIADIGCGTGGQTITLAQYVPGKVTALDLFPDFIKIFNQNAELMGLQNRMKGIVGSMTDPLPFEKESLDLLWSEGAIYNIGFERGLNEWRQYLKTGAYIAASEATWFTDERPDEINEFWEANYPEIDTIPNKVAQMQKAGYIPVATFVIPENCWTEHFFAPCHKAQEDFLKKYPNNKTVESLIYNQRREEVLYNKYKEFYGYVFYIGKKI
- a CDS encoding hypothetical protein (product_source=COG4283; cog=COG4283; pfam=PF08020; superfamily=109854), translating into MARPTNKEDLIVAANSQFDKLWKLIDSMSVEKQQSVFAFEDRDKNLRDVLIHLYEWHQLLLNWLRSNHAGKAVNFLPEPYNWKTYPQMNVEFWEKHQSTSMEKAIVLLKESHSDVMKLIEPFTDDELFVKKYFPWTGTTNLGSYCISATSSHYDWAMKKLKKHIKS
- a CDS encoding protein gp37 (product_source=COG4422; cog=COG4422; pfam=PF07505), whose protein sequence is MVKNAIESKSKMWNLWHGCHKLSAGCKHCYVYRGDAKRGIDSSIVSKTKNFDLPIQKKRNGEYKIPSGSLVYTCFTSDFFLEETDEWRVEAWKMIRLRCDLRFMMITKRIDRFMQSLPDDWGDGYENVTICCTVENQDRANYRIPIYKEAPIKHKIIICEPLLERIDLTPYNIGSWVEQVVVGGESGYDARPCNFDWVMELYNLCVEQKVAFWFKQTGARFIKDEKLYNIKRQLQHSQARKAGINHNP